A stretch of the Rhinoderma darwinii isolate aRhiDar2 chromosome 3, aRhiDar2.hap1, whole genome shotgun sequence genome encodes the following:
- the LOC142751075 gene encoding sulfate transporter-like: MGQLEDPDDSENDFPDQTEHQDSHSFNYMHVKLEEHVQPELSTKELITEKTREYCKSGPKVVASFFLTLFPVLKWLPRYKIKEYLPGDITSGIIVGIVTIPQSIAYSLLANQDPIYGLYTNFFCCIIYFLTATSRHNCVGTYGVLCLMVGESVNKQLKAAGYITDGTISTVVNATLTNGTICDKSCYAITVATSLTFIVGVYQILMGIFQLGFISMYLSEPLLSGFVTGSSLTILTSQMKYLIGLKIPRRDGAGALVMTWIDIFSNLKNTNICDLITSIVAIITIVPVKEINDRFKSKMKIPFPVELVVIIVSTLVSHYFNFNTKYKSSVCGTIPIGFQTPKSPDWSLISSIAVDAVPIAIIGFAMTVSLAEIFAKKHGYTISSNQEMIAIGMCNLIPSFFSCFTSCAALAKSLLRESTGANTQLNGIISSSVLLLVLLAIAPLFYSLQNCILGVITITSLRGALRKFVDTPKMWRISKIDTMIWWVSMLASSLISTEIGLLVAVCFSMLCVILRTQRPRATLLGKVSGTEIYEDQFTYRELNTIPYVKIFRFDASLYYANKNYFRDSLYSKTGINPCLVAALQRKAKKEEEAASRETSNRFIARFNLIKTIKKPQTASKTSVPQLDIHSLIIDCGAMQFIDTVGLDILKEVQKDYEQIGVEVFLVNCNPSVRHSLHDGGYFSKTSGDVELHTFHSVHDAVTFAERKFREKQREIQLRDNAFSFDPAQAINDDLRN, from the exons ATGGGGCAG CTTGAAGATCCTGATGACTCTGAGAATGATTTTCCTGATCAAACTGAGCATCAAGATTCACATTCATTTAACTATATGCACGTGAAGCTCGAAGAACATGTGCAACCAGAACTTAGCACCAAAGAACTTATCACAGAGAAAACCAGAGAATATTGTAAAAGTGGCCCGAAAGTGGTTGCCAGCTTTTTTCTAACACTTTTCCCTGTTCTCAAATGGCTTCCACGTTATAAGATAAAGGAATACCTGCCTGGCGACATCACATCCGGCATCATTGTGGGCATTGTCACTATTCCACAGTCAATTGCTTATTCTCTGTTGGCAAACCAAGATCCAATTTATGGATTATACACTAACTTCTTCTGCTGCATTATCTATTTCTTGACAGCAACTTCCCGCCATAATTGTGTTGGAACATATGGAGTGCTATGTTTGATGGTAGGAGAGTCTGTGAACAAGCAGCTAAAAGCTGCAGGTTACATTACAGATGGGACCATCTCGACAGTGGTAAACGCCACACTCACTAATGGAACTATATGTGACAAAAGTTGTTATGCCATTACTGTGGCCACATCCTTAACTTTCATTGTTGGTGTGTACCAG ATCCTAATGGGAATATTTCAGTTAGGATTCATCTCTATGTATTTGTCGGAACCCTTGCTGAGTGGCTTTGTTACTGGGTCATCGCTCACTATTCTGACTTCACAGATGAAGTATCTCATCGGCTTGAAGATTCCACGTCGGGATGGGGCAGGGGCTCTGGTTATGACTTGGATCGACatcttttcaaatctaaaaaacacCAATATATGTGACTTAATAACTAGCATAGTTGCAATAATTACTATTGTACCTGTCAAAGAAATTAATGATAGGTTCAAGAGTAAGATGAAAATCCCATTTCCAGTAGAATTGGTTGTCATCATTGTCTCCACATTGGTTTCTCATTACTTTAACTTTAATACCAAATATAAGTCCTCCGTGTGTGGCACCATTCCTATTGGATTCCAGACTCCTAAATCCCCAGACTGGAGTCTTATTTCAAGTATAGCTGTTGATGCAGTCCCAATCGCAATAATTGGGTTTGCCATGACTGTATCCCTTGCTGAAATCTTTGCAAAAAAGCATGGGTACACAATTAGCAGCAACCAGGAGATGATAGCTATTGGTATGTGCAATCTGATTCCATCTTTCTTTTCCTGCTTTACCAGCTGTGCCGCCCTTGCTAAAAGTCTTCTAAGAGAATCTACAGGAGCAAATACACAGCTTAATGGCATCATCAGCTCTTCTGTGTTGTTGCTTGTGCTGCTTGCTATTGCTCCTTTGTTTTATTCATTACAAAATTGCATTTTAGGCGTTATTACTATTACTAGTCTCAGGGGGGCTCTAAGGAAATTTGTAGATACTCCAAAAATGTGGCGGATAAGTAAAATTGACACAATGATCTGGTGGGTCAGCATGTTAGCTTCTTCCTTAATCTCGACTGAGATTGGGCTACTAGTGGCTGTTTGCTTCTCTATGCTCTGTGTGATCCTCCGTACACAGAGGCCAAGGGCCACTTTATTAGGTAAAGTCAGTGGAACAGAGATTTACGAGGACCAGTTCACTTATAGGGAGCTAAACACTATTCCTTATGTTAAAATATTCCGCTTTGATGCTTCTCTTTACTATGCTAACAAAAACTATTTCAGAGACTCTCTATATAGCAAGACTGGTATTAACCCTTGTTTAGTGGCTGCTCTGCAAAGGAAGGCCAAGAAGGAAGAGGAAGCAGCGTCGAGAGAAACAAGCAATAGGTTCATAGCCAGGTTTAATTTGATTAAAACCATAAAGAAACCTCAGACAGCTTCTAAAACCTCAGTCCCGCAACTTGATATTCACTCACTTATAATTGATTGTGGTGCCATGCAATTTATAGACACTGTTGGCCTTGATATTCTCAAAGAAGTCCAAAAAGATTATGAGCAGATCGGCGTTGAAGTGTTTCTTGTAAATTGCAATCCATCAGTGCGGCACTCTCTTCATGATGGCGGATATTTCAGCAAGACCAGTGGTGATGTAGAGTTGCACACTTTTCATAGTGTGCATGATGCTGTCACATTTGCTGAAAGGAAGTTCCGTGAAAAACAGAGAGAAATTCAGTTAAGGGATAATGCTTTCTCTTTTGACCCTGCTCAAGCCATTAATGATGACCTTAGGAATTAA